The DNA window GGGAAGCGATCGACGTCGACCGCGTGCGCGAACTCGAAGCGATCGACGAGCTGCAGTACGTGGTGGAAACGGTCAGCCGCACCCGCGCCGACTTGCCGGAGGATATCCCACTGATCGGCTTTGCCGGCTCGCCGTTTACGCTGGCCAGCTACGCCATCGAAGGCGGATCCAGTCGCCAGTACCTGAACACCAAAATTCTGATGCTGACCGACGAAGGCGCCTGGTCCGAGCTGATGAGCAAGCTGGCCCGGGCCGTCACGCTGTATCTGAACGCCCAGATCGCGGCCGGAGCGCAGTGCGTGCAATTGTTCGACTCCTGGGTGGGTTGCCTGGGTCCGGACGACTATCGCCGGTACGTGCTGCCGTACATCCAACAGATCGTCGAGAATCTGACTCCCGGCACGCCCGTGATTAACTTCGCTACCGGCAACCCGGCTTTGCTGCCGTTGCTGGCCGAAAGCGGAGCGGCCGTGGTTGGCGTCGACTGGCGGATCCGGCTGGACGACGCCTGGAAAACGATCGGCCACGATCGGGCCGTCCAGGGGAACATGGAGCCTTCCGTCCTGCTAACCAACCCGGCCGAGATCCGTCGCCGGGCCGGCGAAGTGCTGGACCAGGCAGGCGGACGTCCCGGCCACATTTTCAACCTGGGGCACGGCGTGCACCAGCAAACGCCGGTCGACAACGCCATCGCCCTGGTCGACGCCGTCCACGAGCTCAGCAGCCGCTAACCGGCTCCCCGTATGGGACATGGTTCCCCCACCTGGTGGGCCTGGTTCCTGCGACGAGGACGGCGTGTTACACGGCGCGAGGGGATGGTTATAATGCGGCTTGCCGTTTCCCTTCGTTTTTGCTGAGTAGCTGGTATGAATCGCCGTTGTTTACACGTGCACCTGATCCAACACGGGATTGCGTGCGGGGCCCTGTTGCTGCTGCTGGTCGCGGGCGCGTCCCGGGTTTCCGCCGCAGACCTGACCTGGAAGACATTGCCCGCCGACGAGCTGGCCGAAGGCTGGATCTCGCTCTTTGATGGAGAAACGCTGTTTGGCTGGCGGCCGAATGAAACGGCCAACTGGCGGGTGGCGGACGGAACGATCACGGTCGATTCCGGCAAGGCGTGCCTGCTGTGTACGACCACGCAGTTTGATGATTATGTGCTGCGGCTGGAGTTCCGCTCGCCGGAGCAAACCAACAGCGGCGTGTTCCTGCGCACGCCGCCGTCGCCCAAAGATCCGGCCGCCGATTGTCTGGAATGGAACATCGCTCCGGCCGACAATCCGTTCCCGACCGGCAGCCTGGTGAAGCGGAAAAAGTACAGCGGGGCCGGCCATCACGACGATTGGCGCAACCTGGAAGCGACCCTGCAAGGCACGCACGTTTCGATCAAACTCGACGGGGAAACGGTGCTGGAATACAACGACCCGACGGCGCTGGGCCGCGGCTTTATCGGCCTGCAGTACAACTCGGGCGAGGTCGCCTTCCGGAACATTCGCCTCAAGCCGCTGGGTCTCAAGCCGCTGCTGGATGCGGAGCTGAAAAACTGGACGGCTCCCGACGACCAGGCCGGCAAGTTTGAAATGAACGAAGGCGAATTGCACGTGCAGAACGGGCCCGGCCAGCTGGAAACCCGCGACCTGTACGGCAATTTCTTCCTGCAGCTCGCTTTCAAAACGCATGCGGAACATCTGAACTCGGGCCTGTTTTTCCGCTGCATCCCCGGCGACAAAATGATGGGCTATGAAAGCCAGATCCACCAGGGCTACAAAGACGGCGACCGCACCCAGCCGGTCGACTGCGGCACAGGCGGCGTGTTCCGGCGGGTAAACGCCAGGACCGTCGTGGGGAACGACCAGGAGTGGGTCTACAAAACGTTGATTGTTGATGGACCGCACGTGGCGACCTGGGTCAACGGCCTGCAGGTAACCGACTGGGTTGACCGGCGTCCGGCCGATGAGAACCCGCGAAAAGGCTTGCGTCTGGCGCCCGGCAGCGTCATGCTGCAGGCCCACGATCCGACCACCGACCTGTCGTTCCGCGATCTCCAGGTTCGCGAATCGGCCGCCCGACGACTGGCGCCGGCAAAGCCTTAGAGCGTTGTCATCGCTTTTTTCGCATCGCGGGCCTGCCGACGAGTCCCTTCCCCTGCTTAACAATCAGAAGACGCCATGCTGATAGGCTCCACGGAAATTGTCGACACGTTCGCGGAAGCATTCGGCATGCAGTACTGCCGGTTGCTGGTGACGGCCCATGAGGAATACTGGCTGGACGCCGCCTTGCGGGAGTTCTGTGGGTACAGCAGTTCGGTGATTGCGTGCGACGCCGAGATTGGCGTGGAACGGCGATTATCGCCGGACGAAACGCCCGACGGTCGCAGCGGGGCCGCGGTGCTGGTGTTTGGGTTCTCCGCCGACGCCCTGTCCAAGGCGATCCCGAACCGGACTGGCCAGTGCCTGATGACGTGCCCCACCACGGCCGTCTTTGATGGATTGCCGGAGTCGGAGAAAAAGATCCCCTTGGGGAAACATATCCGCTACTTTGGCGACGGCTATCAAAAGAGCAAGCAGTCGGCCGGCGTACGCTACTGGCGGATTCCCGTGATGGACGGCGAGTTTGTCGTGACGGAAAAGCTGGGCGTCGGTAAAGGAGTCGCCGGCGGCAACATCATCCTGCAGGCGATCGACCAGAAGTCCGCCCTGGCCGCGGCCCGGCGGGCGACGGAAGCTGTAGCCACGCTCGCCGGGGTGATTGCTCCCTTTCCCTCGGGCGTGGTGCGCAGCGGCAGCAAAGTGGGGTCCCGGTACAAAGGGCTCAAAGCCTCGACTGCGGACCAGTACTGCCCGACCTTGCGGGGCCGCGTGGAAAGCCAGGTGCACGAAGCGGCCCACTGCGTGTATGAGCTGGTCTTTGATGGGGTGAGCGAAGAAGCTGTCGCCGCCGCCATGCGGGCCTCCATCAGGGCGGCGGCCGGGGACGGCGTGGTCGCCATCACGGCCGGCAACTACGGCGGCAAGCTCGGCAAGTTCCACCTGAAACTGCACGACCTGCTGGGCAGCTGACCAGGCCGTTGCTCGCGGCTTACGGATTGTCCGACGGATCGTCCAGCGGAGATTCCGGGCGGCCGCCGAAACGCGTGTCAGGTTTGGGGTCGCGATCTTCGCCAAAGCCTCGCCGGCGACCGCCGCGGCCCCCATCGCCCCAGGGTCCGCTGCCAGGTCTTGGGCCCAAGCCGGGACCCATGCCGCCGGGTCCCAGATCGTCGGGACCGTGCGGAGGACCGCCGCCGGGGCCGCGTGGAGGACCGGTTCGGGGGCCGTGCTCGCCCGGTTCGTGATCGTCGCGCCGTGGTGGGCCGCCCTTCCAGAAAGGCCAGCGCGAGGCATGGTGTCGGGCGCGGGAGGCGAAGTACATTTGTCGCAGGCGACGATGCATTTCCTCCCTGGTCAGGCTTTCCAGTTCTTCCTGTTTTTCACGAGGCAGTTCGGCCGCATACTTCTGCAGGTCGTCTTCCGAAACGATGGACTCCCAGCGGGAAGAGAACGACGCCTTGAGCATGCTGTTGACGATCTCGACTTTCAACTGCGGCGTGGTCGCTTGCTCTAGCACCCCTTGGGCGGCCGGCGACAGTTCCGCTTCCAGCTGGACCACTTCTTCGGTCGCTGGCGTGGGGAAACGGAAGCTGGGTTGCCGCGCGGCGCCGAACAGCAGCATCCGCGTTTGAATTTCCGCAGGCGATTCGCTGACGCGGTCGCGGACGTCGGCGGGCAGCTGGTTCAGGAACGCGTCGCGATGGGTCCGCGTGTAGCCTTCCAGCCAGCGGTGCATTTTGGAAATGTCGTCCGCCTGCAGTTCGCTAGACCCGCTGGCGGCAAGCTGGGTGACGGCCTGGGTGAG is part of the Lignipirellula cremea genome and encodes:
- a CDS encoding 3-keto-disaccharide hydrolase, translated to MNRRCLHVHLIQHGIACGALLLLLVAGASRVSAADLTWKTLPADELAEGWISLFDGETLFGWRPNETANWRVADGTITVDSGKACLLCTTTQFDDYVLRLEFRSPEQTNSGVFLRTPPSPKDPAADCLEWNIAPADNPFPTGSLVKRKKYSGAGHHDDWRNLEATLQGTHVSIKLDGETVLEYNDPTALGRGFIGLQYNSGEVAFRNIRLKPLGLKPLLDAELKNWTAPDDQAGKFEMNEGELHVQNGPGQLETRDLYGNFFLQLAFKTHAEHLNSGLFFRCIPGDKMMGYESQIHQGYKDGDRTQPVDCGTGGVFRRVNARTVVGNDQEWVYKTLIVDGPHVATWVNGLQVTDWVDRRPADENPRKGLRLAPGSVMLQAHDPTTDLSFRDLQVRESAARRLAPAKP
- the fhcD gene encoding formylmethanofuran--tetrahydromethanopterin N-formyltransferase, translated to MLIGSTEIVDTFAEAFGMQYCRLLVTAHEEYWLDAALREFCGYSSSVIACDAEIGVERRLSPDETPDGRSGAAVLVFGFSADALSKAIPNRTGQCLMTCPTTAVFDGLPESEKKIPLGKHIRYFGDGYQKSKQSAGVRYWRIPVMDGEFVVTEKLGVGKGVAGGNIILQAIDQKSALAAARRATEAVATLAGVIAPFPSGVVRSGSKVGSRYKGLKASTADQYCPTLRGRVESQVHEAAHCVYELVFDGVSEEAVAAAMRASIRAAAGDGVVAITAGNYGGKLGKFHLKLHDLLGS